One part of the Solanum dulcamara chromosome 3, daSolDulc1.2, whole genome shotgun sequence genome encodes these proteins:
- the LOC129882853 gene encoding RNA exonuclease 4 isoform X1, whose translation MEFEPYQVPLQPLSTTRHKCSACFKQYKKKEHLIEHIKTAYHSVHDPKCGVCNKHCKSFESLREHITGPLSKVNCSSLFAERGCILCLKVCSSVESLNEHKEMCHLTTPRPIDTVEMLYSEDEMAISNRISCIRSREAVAIDCEMVGGGSDCSLDLCARVCLVDEDEKLIFHAYVLPQILVTDYRYEITGITEENLRDAMPLNEVRGRILQILHNGESIGRVRLDGGRAKVLVGHNLEKHLDCLKMNYPDHLLRDTATYRPLMKTNFVSHSLKYLTKTYLGYDIQVGFHDPYQDSMSVMRLYKRIRAQDHPMEGTIKVSNSPALSFSSSSDPWKSKSHESMTPNELLEISRSNYKCWCLDSHDAVQR comes from the exons ATGGAATTCGAACCCTACCAAGTTCCTCTACAACCCCTCTCCACTACAAG GCACAAGTGTTCTGCTTGTTTCAAGCAGTATAAGAAGAAGGAACATCTCATTGAACATATAAAAACGGCGTATCATTCGGTTCATGACCCTAAATGTGGTGTCTGTAACAAGCATTGCAAATCGTTTGAATCACTAAGGGAGCACATTACTG GTCCATTGTCCAAAGTGAATTGTTCAAGCCTCTTTGCAGAAAGAGGCTGCATTTTGTGTCTGAAAGTCTGCAGCAGCGTGGAGTCTCTCAATGAACATAAGGAAATGTGTCATCTCACCACTCCTCGACCCATT GACACAGTAGAGATGCTTTATTCAGAAGACGAAATGGCTATAAGTAATAGAATTAGCTGCATAAGAAGTCGGGAAGCAGTTGCCATAGATTGTGAAATGGTTGGAGGGGGAAGTGATTGCTCACTAGACCTTTGTGCAAGGGTATGCCTAGTTGACGAAGATGAGAAGCTTATTTTTCACGCTTATGTTCTACCTCAGATTCTTGTGACTGATTATAG GTATGAAATTACTGGTATAACAGAGGAGAATCTACGAGATGCCATGCCTCTGAATGAAGTCCGGGGGAGAATTCTGCAGATTCTTCACAATGGAGAGTCAATTGGTAGAGTAAGATTGGATGGTGGAAGAGCAAAAGTACTTGTGGGCCATAACCTTGAGAAACACTTGGATTGCTTGAAGATGAATTATCCTGATCATCTTCTTAG AGATACTGCAACATACCGCCCCCTGATGAAGACCAATTTTGTCAGCCACTCTCTGAAATATCTAACCAAGACTTATCTAGG ATATGATATCCAAGTTGGTTTCCATGATCCTTACCAAGATTCAATGTCTGTCATGCGGTTATATAAGAGGATCCGCGCACAAGACCACCCAATGGAAGGGACTATTAAAGTATCAAATTCACCAGCTCTAAGCTTTAGCAGTAGCTCTGATCCATGGAAATCCAAGTCACACGAGAGCATGACGCCTAATGAGCTCTTAGAGATATCAAGATCCAACTATAAGTGTTGGTGTCTTGATTCACATGATGCAGTGCAGAGGTGA
- the LOC129882853 gene encoding uncharacterized protein LOC129882853 isoform X2 → MEFEPYQVPLQPLSTTRHKCSACFKQYKKKEHLIEHIKTAYHSVHDPKCGVCNKHCKSFESLREHITGPLSKVNCSSLFAERGCILCLKVCSSVESLNEHKEMCHLTTPRPIDTVEMLYSEDEMAISNRISCIRSREAVAIDCEMVGGGSDCSLDLCARVCLVDEDEKLIFHAYVLPQILVTDYRYEITGITEENLRDAMPLNEVRGRILQILHNGESIGRVRLDGGRAKVLVGHNLEKHLDCLKMNYPDHLLRYDIQVGFHDPYQDSMSVMRLYKRIRAQDHPMEGTIKVSNSPALSFSSSSDPWKSKSHESMTPNELLEISRSNYKCWCLDSHDAVQR, encoded by the exons ATGGAATTCGAACCCTACCAAGTTCCTCTACAACCCCTCTCCACTACAAG GCACAAGTGTTCTGCTTGTTTCAAGCAGTATAAGAAGAAGGAACATCTCATTGAACATATAAAAACGGCGTATCATTCGGTTCATGACCCTAAATGTGGTGTCTGTAACAAGCATTGCAAATCGTTTGAATCACTAAGGGAGCACATTACTG GTCCATTGTCCAAAGTGAATTGTTCAAGCCTCTTTGCAGAAAGAGGCTGCATTTTGTGTCTGAAAGTCTGCAGCAGCGTGGAGTCTCTCAATGAACATAAGGAAATGTGTCATCTCACCACTCCTCGACCCATT GACACAGTAGAGATGCTTTATTCAGAAGACGAAATGGCTATAAGTAATAGAATTAGCTGCATAAGAAGTCGGGAAGCAGTTGCCATAGATTGTGAAATGGTTGGAGGGGGAAGTGATTGCTCACTAGACCTTTGTGCAAGGGTATGCCTAGTTGACGAAGATGAGAAGCTTATTTTTCACGCTTATGTTCTACCTCAGATTCTTGTGACTGATTATAG GTATGAAATTACTGGTATAACAGAGGAGAATCTACGAGATGCCATGCCTCTGAATGAAGTCCGGGGGAGAATTCTGCAGATTCTTCACAATGGAGAGTCAATTGGTAGAGTAAGATTGGATGGTGGAAGAGCAAAAGTACTTGTGGGCCATAACCTTGAGAAACACTTGGATTGCTTGAAGATGAATTATCCTGATCATCTTCTTAG ATATGATATCCAAGTTGGTTTCCATGATCCTTACCAAGATTCAATGTCTGTCATGCGGTTATATAAGAGGATCCGCGCACAAGACCACCCAATGGAAGGGACTATTAAAGTATCAAATTCACCAGCTCTAAGCTTTAGCAGTAGCTCTGATCCATGGAAATCCAAGTCACACGAGAGCATGACGCCTAATGAGCTCTTAGAGATATCAAGATCCAACTATAAGTGTTGGTGTCTTGATTCACATGATGCAGTGCAGAGGTGA
- the LOC129881755 gene encoding heavy metal-associated isoprenylated plant protein 32-like encodes MEPFADVSCILKVDVHCDACKMKMVELLSSVCGVYALTINAEKGEVNVCGEVDPNLLVKALKGTGKHAEIVHVKLKHPALTTPTTPYRPSYNGHGYHSLGYGYGHGHNYGYGHGHGHGYYHTMPMSPYNYSMRRSPMMMEQPHYYGHASSYPR; translated from the exons ATGGAGCCCTTTGCAGACGTG aGTTGCATATTGAAAGTGGATGTCCATTGCGATGCATGCAAGATGAAGATGGTGGAACTTTTAAGTTCCGTATGCG GAGTGTATGCATTGACAATAAATGCAGAAAAAGGAGAAGTAAATGTATGTGGAGAAGTGGATCCAAACCTATTAGTGAAAGCACTAAAAGGAACAGGAAAACATGCAGAAATAGTACATGTGAAGCTCAAACATCCTGCTCTTACTACTCCTACAACACCTTATCGTCCTTCTTATAATGGCCATGGCTACCATAGCCTTGGTTACGGCTACGGCCATGGCCACAACTACGGCTATGGCCATGGCCATGGCCATGGCTACTACCACACAATGCCAATGAGTCCATACAATTATTCAATGAGAAGATCACCCATGATGATGGAGCAACCGCACTACTATGGCCATGCTTCCTCATATCCTAGGTAA